In the Scomber japonicus isolate fScoJap1 chromosome 18, fScoJap1.pri, whole genome shotgun sequence genome, one interval contains:
- the spc24 gene encoding kinetochore protein Spc24, which produces MAQGHKFQDLKEMGEALVEYIDSSQPDKLKQVIDEHQTLFDQHIETKKIVTQILKDVAQIEESAGQRLMDMEEEKKEREKELESLEEQLRQCMAKSQITESELQFLQRELENLRNNDHELETLQNEVDEDTTEIIPSAVYVAQVYYLITKIKWEYDTEPNILKGVHYGADLATPININTSMQSRSDISDQLWGFVSPKW; this is translated from the exons ATGGCTCAAGGACATAAATTTCAAGACTTGAAGGAGATGGGGGAGGCATTGGTGGAGTACATCGACAGCAGCCAACCTGACAAACTGAAACAAGTGATAGATGAACACCAGACCCTTTTTGATCAACacatagaaacaaaaaaaattgtgaCGCAGATATTAAAAG ATGTGGCACAGATTGAGGAGAGTGCGGGCCAGAGGCTGATggacatggaggaggagaagaaggaaagggagaaggagctCGAGAGTctggaggagcagctgagacAGTGCATGGCCAAGAGCCAGATCACTGAATCAGAATTGCA GTTTCTGCAGAGAGAGTTGGAGAATCTGAGAAACAATGACCACGAGCTTGAGACTCTTCAGAATGAGGTGGATGAAGACACCACAGAGATCATCCCTTCCGCAGT ATATGTTGCTCAGGTGTACTACCTGATAACCAAGATCAAGTGGGAGTATGATACAGAGCCCAACATCTTGAAAGGAG TCCATTATGGTGCAGACTTGGCCACTCCCAtcaacattaacacctccatgCAGTCTCGAAGTGACATCAGCGACCAGCTGTGGGGCTTTGTCAGTCCTAAATGGTAG
- the s1pr5a gene encoding sphingosine 1-phosphate receptor 5a gives MATETFHAAHAGLAPSAIPMSPSTGSLIGMFHEYQSNAVIIEHYNFTGKLKENKYKEGLKPEAIAFLLVCLLIVLENAVVLLAIWKNKKFHLPMYYLLGNLTLSDLLAGFTYMVNIITSGANTLNMTPVLWFLREGGVFIMLAASVISLLAIAIERHVTMVRMKPYQGDKQGRMFALIGASWVLSVFLGVLPVLGWNCMGRLDQCSTVLPLYAKSYILFCITIFSAILMSIVVLYVRIFRIVKSNTQRLGTSPHRKGLYRKSQKYMALLKTVTIVLGVFIACWLPLFILLLLDFCCKVKKCEVLFKADYFLGIAMFNSLLNPIIYTLTSKDMRRAILRLLCRHCLLTKDGHMKKIGVPFLECSTSKTDAASHRLEGLETTVSSGNFTPSTIKAIYPRMSKT, from the coding sequence ATGGCAACAGAAACTTTCCACGCTGCCCATGCTGGTCTTGCTCCATCTGCAATTCCAATGTCCCCCTCAACAGGAAGCCTGATTGGGATGTTTCATGAGTACCAGAGCAATGCGGTCATCATTGAGCACTACAACTTCACAGGCAAGCTGAAGGAGAACAAGTACAAGGAAGGGCTCAAACCAGAGGCCATTGCCTTTCTGCTGGTCTGCCTGTTGATTGTTTTAGAAAATGCTGTGGTGCTTCTGGCTATTTGGAAGAATAAGAAATTCCATCTGCCCATGTACTATTTATTGGGCAACTTGACTCTTTCTGACCTGCTGGCAGGTTTCACCTACATGGTAAACATCATAACATCCGGGGCCAACACATTAAACATGACCCCTGTGCTGTGGTTCCTGAGGGAGGGGGGTGTGTTCATCATGCTGGCTGCCTCGGTCATCAGTTTGCTGGCCATTGCCATCGAGCGCCATGTTACCATGGTGAGGATGAAGCCATATCAGGGGGACAAACAAGGGCGCATGTTTGCTCTGATCGGAGCGAGTTGGGTGTTGTCGGTGTTCCTAGGTGTCCTGCCTGTCTTGGGCTGGAACTGTATGGGACGGCTGGACCAGTGCTCCACAGTCCTGCCACTCTACGCTAAAAGTTATATCCTCTTCTGCATTACCATCTTCAGTGCCATCCTCATGTCCATCGTGGTGTTGTATGTCCGCATCTTCCGCATTGTCAAGTCAAACACTCAGCGCCTTGGTACAAGTCCTCACCGAAAAGGTCTTTACCGCAAGTCCCAGAAGTATATGGCCCTGCTAAAGACAGTCACCATAGTCTTAGGGGTCTTCATTGCATGTTGGCTgcccctcttcatcctcctgctACTGGACTTCTGCTGTAAAGTCAAAAAGTGTGAAGTGCTCTTTAAGGCAGACTACTTCTTGGGCATCGCTATGTTCAACTCCCTTCTTAACCCTATCATCTACACCCTGACCAGCAAGGACATGAGGAGGGCCATCCTCAGGCTGCTCTGCAGACACTGCCTTCTGACAAAAGATGGACACATGAAGAAGATTGGGGTACCCTTCCTGGAGTGCAGCACCAGTAAGACTGATGCAGCCTCTCACAGACTGGAGGGACTAGAGACCACTGTATCCTCCGGAAACTTTACACCTTCCACTATTAAAGCTATCTACCCCAGGATGTCTAAAACATGA